Proteins encoded within one genomic window of Arachis ipaensis cultivar K30076 chromosome B08, Araip1.1, whole genome shotgun sequence:
- the LOC107611847 gene encoding uncharacterized protein LOC107611847: MAEDRKPDAQFFELLSNLLQEVETLTNQEEVELRSKIEALGLEVTKVPSNSTKQLNELEIARELDKLSAKLDDVDEMISSTMAEDPQVRSLLSDTADLWMPVITASSEERRNFAASSGEDNKDQTQVENSK; the protein is encoded by the exons ATGGCCGAGGATCGGAAACCAGATGCACAGTTCTTCGAGCTTCTATCCAATCTTCTCCAAGAG GTGGAGACTCTGACAAACCAAGAAGAAGTTGAATTGCGTTCCAAGATTGAAGCCCTTGGATTAGAGGTTACAAAAGTTCCTTCAAATTCAACCAAGCAGCTTAATGAG TTGGAAATAGCTAGGGAGTTGGATAAATTATCAGCAAAATTGGATGATGTTGATGAGATGATATCATCAACCATGGCTGAAGATCCACAAGTGAGGTCTCTCTTAAGTGATACAGCTGATTTGTGGATGCCAGTTATCACTGCCAGTTCCGAGGAAAGGCGTAATTTTGCAGCTTCATCTGGAGAAGATAACAAAGACCAAACGCAAGTGGAAAACTCTAAATAG